The genomic DNA TGTTCCTTCGTCTCTTTCTTGAATAGTGACTTTTCCTTTGTACTCTTCCACGATTCTCATCAATTCTTCATAGACACCACGCTTCGAAGTGATGAGAGGCTCTTCCGCCAAACTCTTGCCACCCGTCAACACGCTCGGTGGCAGACCGGTCAGGGGTGATCTGAGCCCGACAACTATCTGTTGAAACTTTCCAGGACTTATGGTGGACATCGAAAACAAGAGTACGAAGAACGTCAACAGCAACGTCACCATGTCTCCGTATGTAGTGAGCCAGCTAGCCTTTGGAGCCTCATAGCTCTTTTTCTTTCGAGGCATTAAGCCTCCTCCCTACCGAGCGAAGCCTCATAAGCAGCCTTTTCTTCAGTGGTGAGGAAGGATTTGAGCTTTTCCTCCAAAACCCTTGGGTTCTCTCCAGCCTGTATGGAGAGCACTCCCTCAAGGATCATTTGCTTTTGTCTCAATATTTTTATAGCCCTTCTTCCAAGTTTTTCTCCCATGGGTAAAAACACCGCGTTCGAGAGTATCGAGCCGTAGAAAGTCGTCACCAGAGCGACCGACATGTTCGGGCCAATCGTTTCGGGGTTGTTCAGCGTTCTCAACATGCCTATCAGTCCGATCAGCGTTCCCACCATTCCGTAGGCTGGTGCGAACGCACCAGCTGAATCCATCATAGCCTTGTTAGCCATGAGGTCTTCTTCTATGAGGTCCATTTCTGCATCCATCATACTTTTAAGTAGTTCTGGATCGGTACCGTCTATGACCAACTGGAGTGCCTTTTTCATGAACGGATCATCGATTTCGTTTAGGTTCTCCTCGAGCGACAAAAGTCCTTCTCTCCTTGCTTTCTCAGAGAATGAAACCAGCGTTCTCACCAAACCTATGTTGTCGATCTTCGGTTCCTTGAACGTCGACATGATAACTTGGATGATTCGAAAACTTCTTTCTTTCGGGTGCGAAGCGATCGTGGAGGCCAACGCGCCACCGATCGTGATGAACACCGATGGAAGATCGAGAAAGGCTGAAGGCGCAGACTTTCCGACGAATATTCCAAAGAAGATCATACCGAAAGCCATCAGCACACCAAGGATCGTGGATATATCCACACTTCACCCCTCCTTTTCATGAGGGATGTATTTGAGTAGATCGATCACTGGGTACGCTTGTCTTTTGTATTCTATCACTCGTTTGATCACTTCTTCGACGCTTTCTTGAACGATGTATTTTTTTCCGTTGAAAAGGGTGATCGTTGTGTCAGGCAAAGCCTCAACCATCTCGATCATCTCAGCGTTCAATACGAACCGTTGTCCTTTAAGGCGCGTCAGCCAGATCATGGATGGTCACCTTATCTTCTCAACGCCACGAGTTCACCCAAGATGGTATCGGCCGTTGTGATGACCCTCGCGTTCGCTTGAAAACCTCTCTGAGCGATGATCATTCTGGTGAACTCCTCAGCCAAGTCCACATTCGACATTTCGAGAGCTCCAGGGATCAACGTTCCTCTGCCTCCACTCCCAGCTGAACCTATTTGAGCGAGACCGCTGTTGGAAGATGGCACATATAGTGAATTACCAACTTCCACCAAACCAGCAGGATTGTTGAAAACGGCCAAAGCCACTTGACCAAGAATGTCTGTAAGACCATTGCTGAACGTTCCTATGATTTGTCCAGCCTCGTTGATCGCAAAAGATTCGAGCGTTCCAAGTGCATTACCGTTTTGCCATGTGAAGGTGGCACTGTTCGCACCCGCAAACTGCGTGAGAGAAGTTAGATCCAAATCGATAGTCACAGTGCCATCACCCATGTGAGAAGCGTTGAACTGAATCTTTCTAAGTTCAGTGTTACCAACCGTCAAGTTAGTACCATCCCAGTTGATACCATACATAGATGTGAGTCTTCCAGACTCATTGAAGTCTATGATTCCACCCACATAGTTTGTGTTGTTGTTAGCATCCACGTAAGTGATCGGTTCACCGCTGGCCGTGTAAACCCTCCAGATCCAAGCGTTTTTCAGGTTCCCAAACTGGCCAAGTCTTGTGAGTTCGATGTACAGTGAGTACGGATTTCCGAGTGTGTCGTACACCTGTACGGCCGTCACATAACGTGGACTTTCAAACTTTGCGATCACAAAATTCGATGGACTATCTGATTCGTAGAATCTCAATTCACCAGCCGTCGGAATGGTTATGTAGGCACCATTTCCTAAAGCTGTTATCTCACTATCTGTACCGCCGTTAGTTATCCCAGATTCGACAACTCTTCCGAACTGATTCACAACGACATAACCATCAGCGATTTGATTGTTAGCTTCATCGTAGGCTTGCCAAGTGTAACTTTGGTTCGTTGCGAATGGTCCATTTTGCCTAGCAAAATCTGCGTTCGTTTTTGAGAAAACGAACCTCACGGTACGTTGCTGTCCATTACTGTCTGTAACTGTCATTGAAAATGGAAGTATTCCAGAAGCTGAGTTAAGGTTACCTTCCATCTTCGCCGCAGTGGTCGCACTTGCTGGCATCGTCATACCAGCACTTATGACAATGTTTCCTATGGGCTGGTTCGTATCGATATAGCGCTCACCCGTGGCAGGATCCATCACGGCAGACCAACCTTGCACCTTCAGACCCGTTGAAGAATGAATCAATGTTCCGTTCATATCTACATCGAGCGCACCGGCACGTGTGTAGTAATAACCTTGTCCATCGCTCAGAACGAAGAAACCATCTCCCTGTATGGCAAGATCGAGCTTTCTTCCTGTGTTTTGGAAGGAACCTTGTGTCATGATCTTGTCAACTGTGGCAAGCTGTGAACCTAGACCTATCTGGATCGGGTTCGTGCCTCCCGCGTTGTCCTGTGGAGCACGAGCAGCTTTGAGTGTTTGGAGCAAAGCAGTTTGAAAGGTCACACGTGAGCCTTTGAATCCAACGGTGTTCACGTTGGAAATGTTGTTACCTATCACGTCCAGCTCGTACTGAAAATTCTTCATCCCAGAAACTCCACTGAACATCGAACGCATCATGGTAGCTCACCCCTTCTGTGAAATTTCGATGACGGATGTCAGTGGATATTCTCTTCCGTTCACATAGATGTAGATCTGATTGTTCTTGAACTTGACCGACTCTACAGTGCCAGTCTGGACTCCACCGATCAGAACTTCCCCACTCGATGTGATCTTGCTAACAGTGTAGGTGTAAGTACCATCGGCTACGGGAAGGCCAGAATCGTCTCTAGCGTCCCACACGTAAGCGTGAACTCCTTGATCTAAAACGCCGCTGGTGGCTTGCTTAACTAGATTACCGTTAGAATCGTAAATTCTTACCACAACTGGTGCCTTCTCGTCAAGTTCGAAGACGATGCTTTCAGCCTTTTGGTTTGAAACTGAGATTTGGTTGGACTGAACTACCACGTGTTTACCTATCAAAGAAGCTGCTTGAGCTTGGAGCGCTCCTTGTTGCAATTTGAGAAAGTCCTGAATGGATTTGGTCATGTTGGTGATCTGTTCTAACGTTGAGAACTGTGTGAGCTGTGCGATGAACTCTCTGTTTTCCATAGGTTCGAGTGGATTTTGATTTTTCAGTTGTGTCACAAGTAACAGTAAGAATGCGTTCTTATCGAGCTCTTTGCTCGCCGTTCTCTGTGAGGAAGTGTACAAGGTCGAATAAGAATTAATCGCGTTGATCATCTTCATCACCCTCCTGTTTCTTTCGCTGTTGCTCATGATGTTCAAACTGTTGACCGTGTTCTCTTTCTTCATCTGCTTTTTCTTGCTCAAATTTTGGGTTGAACCTCACTTCGATTTGTTCAACCTTGAACCCGAGATTTGAAAGCCTTGAGGCGAGCTCTTTGGAGCTGTTCTCCAAAAGTTCTTTTGCTTCTGGTGTAGAAACCCTCATAAGAACAGTCAGCTTGTCTTGCTGTTTCACAAGTTCTATTTCGAGTTTTCCAAGCGAAGGTGGTGAGAGGGACACTTCTGCCTTTTCTGTGAGAGTTTCTCTCATCTGTTTGATCGTCTCAGCGATCGTTTGTAAATTGTCAGCTCTTTGCTGTTGTTCTACTCGTACAATCACTTGGTCGATGTCTCTGTGTTCAATTCGAACATGTTGAACGATTGGTTGCTCTTGTTCATACACTCTCTTTGCTGCCTTGATGTTCAGAGTTTCTCTCATTCGTTCTGTTTTCTCGAGTCCCTCAACTTTCTCTTGAATTTGTTCCTGGACAGTTTGTTTGAGTTCTCGCGCCACCGTCAACTTGAAAGTCTCTATTTTGATGGGTTCTCTGATCTTGATAGTCTCCGGAAGCTCTTGTTTGACGTGTTTGAACTGTGTTGTTTCGTTCGTTAGATGTTGAACGTAACGTGAAAGGTTTTCAAGGATCAATCTCACCTGTGTGACGTTCAAAACGACTGAAGGTTGATTCGACGTCTGCATCGTTGCGACACGTTCAGGATTTGTCTGAATATCTTTCTTGTTTGAACCGTTCACAAAAAGCTCTACTTTTTGAGCGAGCAGGCCGATCTGTTGTGTGACAGTTTCGTTTGTTGCGTGATTTTCGGTGTTGAAGGTGGTTGTTTTCATTTTGGTTTGCAGGATATCTTTCTGGAGTTGATCGTTCGATGGTTCNNNNNNNNNAGTGTGTTGTTGTGTGACAGTTTCATTTGTTGTGTGATTTTCGGTGTTGAAGGTGGTTGTTTTCATTTTGGTTTGCAGGATATCTTTCTGGAGTTGATCGTTCGATGGTTCAGACGTTTGTTTGAATAACTTCGAAGGTTCTTTCGAGATAGGAACTTGATTGACCTTTGTTGATTGTTCAAAGGTTTTTGAGGTGAAGGGCGGTTGGTTCGATTGATTCACTGAATTTGAAGGGGCAAGATCGATAACGATCTGCTTTGGATTGTTGGTCAACTGTGCTTCGAGCTTTGTAGTGTGTTGTTTTACTTGTTCAGCTTTGGTGTGTGATGAACTGTCGTCGACATGATTGAGCTTTTGAGCAGTGTGTTGTTGTGTGACAGTTTCATTTGTTGTGTGATTTTCGGTGTTGAAGGTGGTTGTTTTCATTTTGGTTTGCAGGATATCTTTCTGGAGTTGATCGTTCGATG from Pseudothermotoga sp. includes the following:
- a CDS encoding motility protein A, with product MDISTILGVLMAFGMIFFGIFVGKSAPSAFLDLPSVFITIGGALASTIASHPKERSFRIIQVIMSTFKEPKIDNIGLVRTLVSFSEKARREGLLSLEENLNEIDDPFMKKALQLVIDGTDPELLKSMMDAEMDLIEEDLMANKAMMDSAGAFAPAYGMVGTLIGLIGMLRTLNNPETIGPNMSVALVTTFYGSILSNAVFLPMGEKLGRRAIKILRQKQMILEGVLSIQAGENPRVLEEKLKSFLTTEEKAAYEASLGREEA
- a CDS encoding flagellar FlbD family protein, with the protein product MIWLTRLKGQRFVLNAEMIEMVEALPDTTITLFNGKKYIVQESVEEVIKRVIEYKRQAYPVIDLLKYIPHEKEG
- a CDS encoding flagellar hook protein FlgE, coding for MMRSMFSGVSGMKNFQYELDVIGNNISNVNTVGFKGSRVTFQTALLQTLKAARAPQDNAGGTNPIQIGLGSQLATVDKIMTQGSFQNTGRKLDLAIQGDGFFVLSDGQGYYYTRAGALDVDMNGTLIHSSTGLKVQGWSAVMDPATGERYIDTNQPIGNIVISAGMTMPASATTAAKMEGNLNSASGILPFSMTVTDSNGQQRTVRFVFSKTNADFARQNGPFATNQSYTWQAYDEANNQIADGYVVVNQFGRVVESGITNGGTDSEITALGNGAYITIPTAGELRFYESDSPSNFVIAKFESPRYVTAVQVYDTLGNPYSLYIELTRLGQFGNLKNAWIWRVYTASGEPITYVDANNNTNYVGGIIDFNESGRLTSMYGINWDGTNLTVGNTELRKIQFNASHMGDGTVTIDLDLTSLTQFAGANSATFTWQNGNALGTLESFAINEAGQIIGTFSNGLTDILGQVALAVFNNPAGLVEVGNSLYVPSSNSGLAQIGSAGSGGRGTLIPGALEMSNVDLAEEFTRMIIAQRGFQANARVITTADTILGELVALRR
- a CDS encoding flagellar hook assembly protein FlgD, which translates into the protein MINAINSYSTLYTSSQRTASKELDKNAFLLLLVTQLKNQNPLEPMENREFIAQLTQFSTLEQITNMTKSIQDFLKLQQGALQAQAASLIGKHVVVQSNQISVSNQKAESIVFELDEKAPVVVRIYDSNGNLVKQATSGVLDQGVHAYVWDARDDSGLPVADGTYTYTVSKITSSGEVLIGGVQTGTVESVKFKNNQIYIYVNGREYPLTSVIEISQKG